One genomic region from Diabrotica undecimpunctata isolate CICGRU chromosome 9, icDiaUnde3, whole genome shotgun sequence encodes:
- the kud gene encoding dolichyl-diphosphooligosaccharide--protein glycosyltransferase subunit TMEM258 — translation MVDTARLTRYASPVNPAIFPHLTLVLLGIGIFFTAWFFVYEVTSTKKSRSLKKELLVALVASIFSGFGILFLLLSVGIYV, via the exons atg GTGGACACAGCACGATTGACAAGATATGCATCACCTGTAAACCCAGCAATATTTCCCCACCTGACACTAGTTTTACTAGGAATAGGCATCTTCTTCACAGCATGGTTCTTCGTGTATGAAGTAACTAGTACAAAAAAATCAAGAAGTCTGAAGAAAGAGCTTCTTGTAGCTCTTGTAGCATCAATTTTTTCTGGATTTGGAATTCTATTTCTACTGCTTTCTGTAggaatatatgtataa